A DNA window from Rubripirellula tenax contains the following coding sequences:
- a CDS encoding cyclase family protein — MRRIIDLTLPIDGNLPNASVEPHKSIDRDGWRATMLRLYSHCGTHMDATCHFLPHGQSIDELNLEACCGIATVVDLSPAEPSQSISVEEFHRALGRDLAPGERLLIRTDWYRRYRAAEYRDRLPRISTELANWFAHHQVRLVGVEPPSVADVNDLSEVTEIHHILFKAGIVIIEGLAHLDQIGTDRCQFIALPLRIVGGDGCPVRAIAIVGDGEPDPVSAMGFQTITNTETH, encoded by the coding sequence ATGCGCCGAATCATCGACCTAACGCTGCCCATTGACGGCAACCTGCCCAATGCCAGCGTCGAACCTCATAAATCAATCGACCGCGACGGCTGGCGGGCCACCATGCTGCGGCTGTATTCGCATTGCGGCACGCACATGGACGCGACTTGCCACTTCTTGCCCCATGGCCAGTCGATCGACGAATTGAATCTAGAGGCTTGCTGTGGAATCGCGACGGTCGTCGATCTGTCGCCCGCCGAGCCGTCCCAATCGATCTCTGTGGAAGAATTTCATCGTGCCCTCGGACGCGATCTTGCGCCCGGCGAACGCCTGCTGATCCGAACGGATTGGTATCGACGTTACCGGGCGGCTGAGTATCGCGACCGATTGCCTCGCATCTCGACGGAATTGGCGAATTGGTTCGCTCACCACCAAGTCCGTCTGGTCGGCGTCGAGCCGCCATCGGTCGCGGACGTCAACGATCTATCCGAAGTCACCGAGATCCATCACATTCTCTTCAAGGCCGGCATTGTCATCATCGAAGGCCTCGCTCACTTAGACCAAATCGGCACTGATCGATGTCAATTCATCGCCCTGCCGCTTAGGATTGTCGGTGGCGATGGATGCCCCGTCCGCGCGATCGCCATCGTGGGTGACGGTGAACCCGATCCCGTTTCGGCGATGGGGTTTCAAACCATCACAAATACGGAAACGCACTGA
- a CDS encoding DUF4112 domain-containing protein has protein sequence MNEKERLNEIQMRADGLARLMDDIITIPFLGIRLGWDSILGFIPGIGDAAGLVSHGFLILQAHRAGARKRVYWWMFIYALIDFVIGAIPVLGDLFDIFWKSNRKSADLLRREIAHQASQQG, from the coding sequence ATGAATGAGAAAGAACGTCTGAACGAGATTCAAATGCGGGCCGATGGGCTGGCTCGTTTGATGGACGATATCATTACCATTCCGTTTCTTGGAATTCGGTTGGGCTGGGACAGCATCCTGGGGTTCATTCCTGGTATTGGTGATGCGGCGGGTTTGGTATCGCACGGTTTTTTGATCTTACAGGCACACCGGGCGGGTGCTCGCAAGCGTGTGTATTGGTGGATGTTTATCTATGCTCTGATCGACTTCGTGATCGGAGCGATTCCGGTGTTGGGCGATTTGTTCGACATCTTTTGGAAAAGCAATCGCAAGAGTGCAGATCTGCTGCGCCGCGAGATTGCACATCAGGCTTCCCAACAAGGTTGA
- a CDS encoding DUF4404 family protein: MSHQELTDALASVHRELANADQLDPGDVERLQATMKEIEVAIQQRAKTDTSLSENVTDAATSFEESHPRLTMELGRIADMLQQMGF, translated from the coding sequence ATGAGTCATCAAGAGTTGACGGACGCGCTTGCGAGCGTCCACCGCGAACTAGCCAATGCCGACCAACTTGATCCCGGCGACGTCGAGCGATTGCAAGCGACGATGAAAGAAATCGAAGTCGCGATACAGCAGCGAGCGAAGACCGATACATCGCTTAGCGAGAACGTTACCGATGCGGCGACTTCGTTCGAAGAATCGCACCCAAGATTGACGATGGAGCTGGGTCGCATCGCCGACATGTTGCAACAGATGGGTTTCTAG
- a CDS encoding NAD(P)-dependent malic enzyme translates to MSDFFERSLIIHEQLRGKMGIQSRMPILTRDDLSVAYTPGVARPCEVIAADPMRARDLTIKRNTVAVVSDGSAVLGLGNIGPYAAIPVMEGKAILFKEFAGIDAWPICLDTQNVDDIVETVKRIAPVFGGINLEDISAPRCFEVEQRLQCLDIPVFHDDQHGTAIVLLAALINSAKVLGRSLIDLKIVINGAGAAGTAIAKLLRCVGHDPNVCVPVKDVIVCDSRGAIHRDRDDLAGYKQELLAYTNRQSVAGGLKEALVGADVFIGVSKGNLLTAADIRTMNDNAIVLAMANPIPEIMPEEAHAGGAAIVGTGRSDFPNQVNNVLVFPGIFRGALDSAAHSITEEMKVAAARALAACVEQPTADKILPDPLDRTVSPRIADAVAKVAAND, encoded by the coding sequence ATGTCTGATTTTTTTGAACGCAGTTTGATCATTCACGAACAACTGCGTGGCAAGATGGGAATCCAGTCGCGGATGCCCATTCTGACCCGCGATGATCTTTCGGTCGCCTACACTCCCGGCGTCGCGCGGCCTTGTGAAGTGATCGCGGCCGATCCGATGCGAGCGCGGGACCTGACGATCAAACGCAACACGGTCGCCGTGGTTAGCGACGGGTCTGCGGTTTTAGGCTTGGGCAACATTGGCCCGTATGCTGCAATCCCGGTCATGGAGGGCAAGGCGATCCTGTTCAAAGAGTTTGCCGGAATTGACGCGTGGCCGATCTGTTTGGATACCCAAAACGTCGACGACATTGTCGAAACCGTCAAACGCATCGCGCCGGTTTTCGGTGGCATCAATCTGGAAGATATTTCGGCGCCACGGTGCTTCGAGGTGGAACAACGGTTGCAGTGTCTGGACATTCCCGTCTTTCACGACGACCAGCACGGAACCGCGATCGTGTTGTTGGCTGCACTGATCAATTCGGCCAAGGTACTAGGCCGCAGCTTGATCGATCTGAAAATCGTCATCAACGGCGCCGGCGCGGCGGGCACGGCGATCGCAAAGCTGCTGCGTTGTGTCGGGCACGACCCCAACGTTTGTGTTCCCGTCAAAGACGTGATCGTTTGCGATTCACGCGGCGCGATTCATCGGGACCGCGATGATCTGGCCGGTTACAAACAAGAACTGTTGGCGTACACCAATCGGCAATCGGTCGCGGGCGGTTTGAAGGAAGCACTTGTGGGCGCAGACGTTTTCATCGGCGTCAGCAAAGGCAATCTGCTAACCGCGGCTGATATCCGCACAATGAACGACAACGCGATTGTGCTGGCGATGGCCAACCCGATTCCCGAAATCATGCCCGAGGAAGCCCACGCGGGTGGCGCCGCGATTGTGGGCACCGGTCGCAGCGACTTTCCGAACCAAGTCAACAACGTGCTGGTTTTCCCTGGAATCTTCCGCGGTGCCCTCGATTCGGCGGCGCATTCGATCACCGAAGAGATGAAAGTCGCCGCCGCGCGTGCCCTCGCTGCCTGCGTCGAGCAACCCACGGCTGACAAGATCCTGCCCGATCCGCTGGACCGAACCGTCTCGCCGCGGATCGCCGATGCCGTCGCAAAAGTGGCTGCGAACGACTAG
- a CDS encoding DUF6580 family putative transport protein: MMFYALTLIVAASRFLPHPPNVACVGALGLFAGCYLAGRRAYLVPAAVLLVSDIVGHLLGIPGMGFYSPIAMASVYAGATLAVPVGRWLARHQSSGGIGKTVRTAGGSLAASTLFFLISNLGVWLAGWYSMTAIGLLACYAAAIPFFGYTVAGDLIFTTILFAAWQFSVRPSLVPCKVPV; the protein is encoded by the coding sequence ATGATGTTCTACGCGTTAACCCTGATTGTGGCCGCTAGCCGTTTTTTGCCTCATCCGCCCAACGTCGCCTGTGTCGGTGCACTCGGATTGTTCGCCGGATGCTATTTGGCGGGACGTCGCGCCTATTTGGTGCCCGCAGCAGTTTTGCTGGTGAGCGACATTGTCGGGCATTTGCTTGGGATTCCCGGCATGGGGTTCTATTCGCCAATCGCGATGGCCAGCGTTTACGCAGGCGCCACGTTAGCCGTGCCGGTGGGACGCTGGCTTGCACGCCATCAGTCGTCCGGCGGGATAGGTAAAACGGTTCGAACCGCGGGTGGTTCGCTGGCCGCATCGACTCTGTTTTTCTTGATCAGCAACTTGGGCGTTTGGCTCGCGGGCTGGTATTCGATGACCGCCATCGGGTTGCTGGCTTGTTACGCGGCCGCGATTCCGTTTTTCGGTTATACGGTTGCTGGTGACTTGATCTTCACGACCATCCTGTTTGCTGCTTGGCAATTTTCAGTTCGCCCGTCTTTGGTGCCCTGCAAGGTTCCCGTTTAA